A single window of Candidatus Palauibacter australiensis DNA harbors:
- the ndhC gene encoding NADH-quinone oxidoreductase subunit A: MLDPYLGILILALVGVLNAAAMMGVSHFVGSRRPTPVKASPYESGIPPLGTTRERFSVNFYIVAMLFIVLDIETLFLIPWAAIFRELGMVGFVEITAFLTVLGVGLVYAWKKGALEWD, from the coding sequence TTGCTCGACCCATATCTCGGCATCCTGATCCTCGCGTTGGTCGGCGTGCTGAACGCGGCCGCGATGATGGGCGTATCGCACTTCGTGGGCTCCCGCCGGCCGACCCCCGTGAAGGCGAGCCCGTACGAGTCGGGGATTCCCCCGCTCGGGACGACGCGGGAGCGGTTCTCGGTCAACTTCTACATCGTGGCGATGCTCTTCATCGTCCTCGATATCGAGACGCTCTTCCTCATTCCGTGGGCCGCGATCTTCCGGGAACTGGGGATGGTCGGGTTCGTGGAGATCACGGCGTTCCTCACGGTGCTCGGCGTCGGACTCGTATACGCGTGGAAGAAGGGGGCGCTCGAATGGGACTGA